The genomic DNA GACGGCTGCGACTCGAAGTACCAGGAGGACGCGGGCATCCGGCGCGCCGACGTGTTCGTGGCCACCACCGGCCAGGACGACGACAACCTCGTGTCGTGCGAGATCGCGCAGCGCGTGTTCAACGTGCCGCGCTGCATCGCGCGCGTGAACAGCCCGAAGAACCTCCGCATCTTCAAGGAGGTGGGCATCGAGTGCGTGTCGTCCACCACGCTCATTGCGAACCTCATCGAGGAAGAGACGCTGCTGGGCAGCGTGAGCGTGGCCTCGTCGCTGACGCACGGCAACGTTACGCTTACCGAGATCGTGGTGCCGCGCATGCGCCATCATTCCAACGAGGCCGGCATCCTGGTGTCGTCGGTTCCCATGCCCGAGAACAGCCTGATCGCGGCCGTGTCGCCGAAGGACGACGACAACGTGGAAGTGGCCAGCGAAGAGACGGTGCTGTATCCCGGCGACAAGGCCATCGTCGTGGCCGACAACGAAGTGCTCGACGAAGTCCGGGCGCTGTTCAAGGGGCTGTAGGTTCCGTCGGCCTTGCGGCTAGACAGCGCCAAGCCATAAAGCGAAGTTGTCCGACCTGGTCGGACAACTTCGCTTTATGTTTTCCAGAGCGTACGGTTGCCTTGTTTCGTCTTTTGAACCCATTTTTTTGCTTTGCGACAATGGGGTTGCCGAAGGGGACGACCCCATCGGTCGAAGAGGACGGAGCGAGGAGGGGTTCGCATGAAACGTAATTTCAGCAACGAATCGGCAAGCACGAAGAGCATGTCTCGTAGGGCGTTTCTCGGAGGCAGCGCGGTGGCGTTTGGCACGGTGATGCTTTCGAGTGCGATGGGCGCTTGTTCGGCACCGGAAACATCCGAAGGGCGGGGCGCGGGCGCGTCTGCAAACAGCGAGCAGGTACTTTACGAGCTCTACGATACCGATATTCTTATCATCGGCGGCGGCCTTGCGGGGTCTCATGCGGCATTGCAGGCTTACAAGCAGGGAAAGGACGTTGCGGTCGTTGAGAAGGCTGCCTTCCATTTCGGCGGTGCTTGCGGCTACAACTGGTGCAACTGGGTGAACTTCATTCAGGCTGACACGCCGTGGGATCAATCCGAGGACTTCGTTTTGAACGAGTTGACGAACAAGAAGATCGCAAAGGCGACCCATGAAGCGTTTACTGTGGAGGAGCGCAATTTGCTGCTGCGCTACGCCCAAGAAGGCAACAACCTGTTCATGCGCGATGAAACAGGTGCGTTTGTGCCGGGCCTCGATATCCCGGGCTATCCGCTTTTCGGCATCTTCAACGGTTTCCCGCGATACTTTACCGATTCCGTGGAGCGTTCGGGCGCTCGCATCTTCGACCAGACCATGATCACCGACATCGTAGTCGAAGACGGTGCCTGCATTGGAGCGGTAGGGCTGCATGTGCCCACGGGAACGGTGCGCGTTTTTCGTGCAAAGTCGACCGTATCTTGCACGGGTGCAAGTTCGTGGATTTACGGGTGGAATACTGTGGCTCCCACTTCCATCAATTCACCGGACAACACAGGAGATGTAGATGCAGCTGCTTTTCGACGCGGTGCGGCTCTGCAGGATTCGGAGTTTTTTCAATTCGACCTCATCAGCATGTATCCGACGGGGCTTGCGGCGACGTTCGTAGGAGGCATCGGCGCTGACAATCTGTGCTGCGAATACATCTGCGATGCAAACGACAATTACTTTTTCCGTGGCATGGACTACTCCACGCTCGATCGCATCACGTTCACGCGCACAATCGCCAAGGCAATTCACGACGGCGGTGGATCGCCGAATGGCGGAGTGTACGTGGATTTCTCCAATCCCGAGGCGTTTGCGGCCATGGGGGAGGTGTATCGCCGTAACGTCGAGTTGTGGAAAGAGGTGTTCGGCATAGATGTGGCATCCACTAAGCTCGAATGCGCGCTTGAGGCTTATGAGCACGGTAGCAACCCGCGCGTTGATGAAAAGCTTATGGTGGAGGGCCTGCCTGGATTGTTCTGCGCTCGCGGTGGCGGAGTATACGGAGCGCAAGGCGGTTCATCGGTGAACGTTGCTTATCGAGACGGCTCATACGCCATGATGCAAGCTGTCGAGTATGCCGAGGGCGCGGGCAAAGACAAGCCGAAGGCGTTCACGTTCGATACGGTTGAAGAGGAGATTAACCGTTTGCACGAGATACGCATCC from Eggerthella lenta DSM 2243 includes the following:
- a CDS encoding potassium channel family protein yields the protein MYIVIAGGGKIGEYLASVLLSSGNDVAVIEENLATADRLSVALQGRYLVIHGDGCDSKYQEDAGIRRADVFVATTGQDDDNLVSCEIAQRVFNVPRCIARVNSPKNLRIFKEVGIECVSSTTLIANLIEEETLLGSVSVASSLTHGNVTLTEIVVPRMRHHSNEAGILVSSVPMPENSLIAAVSPKDDDNVEVASEETVLYPGDKAIVVADNEVLDEVRALFKGL
- a CDS encoding FAD-dependent oxidoreductase, whose product is MKRNFSNESASTKSMSRRAFLGGSAVAFGTVMLSSAMGACSAPETSEGRGAGASANSEQVLYELYDTDILIIGGGLAGSHAALQAYKQGKDVAVVEKAAFHFGGACGYNWCNWVNFIQADTPWDQSEDFVLNELTNKKIAKATHEAFTVEERNLLLRYAQEGNNLFMRDETGAFVPGLDIPGYPLFGIFNGFPRYFTDSVERSGARIFDQTMITDIVVEDGACIGAVGLHVPTGTVRVFRAKSTVSCTGASSWIYGWNTVAPTSINSPDNTGDVDAAAFRRGAALQDSEFFQFDLISMYPTGLAATFVGGIGADNLCCEYICDANDNYFFRGMDYSTLDRITFTRTIAKAIHDGGGSPNGGVYVDFSNPEAFAAMGEVYRRNVELWKEVFGIDVASTKLECALEAYEHGSNPRVDEKLMVEGLPGLFCARGGGVYGAQGGSSVNVAYRDGSYAMMQAVEYAEGAGKDKPKAFTFDTVEEEINRLHEIRIRQTDGKRPQEITRMIQRACYRACQPTRETPAMQEAVAELERIRKEEMPAMRLGDATLTYNTDWKAAIEAYNMLDIAEASSKAALMREESRGHSYRPEFPQEDPANWTCNIVARNVNGEMKLETVPVVELD